From the Halocalculus aciditolerans genome, the window GCCCACACTTACAAACGGAGTTGTCTGCAAAAGGGAGTGGAGACGGAGATATCGGTGCACACCTCATGGACGATCACTCTCGAAAACGAGACGAGAGTCGTTCAAACAGGGAGCGGACGTGGGAAAGTCGGAGTAGCTGTCCAAGTTCGTAGATCCCCAGTCCGCCGAATCCGAACAAGAGACCGGTCAACAGCAGCGCAAGTTGGTCGGAGAACCCGAGTCGAACCCAGACTCGTGGATCGTTCCACACCGAGGTAATCACCGTGAAGGAGTGCTGTGGCGACAACAAGGCACCGATAATAAAAATCCCACCGATGAGGAGTCCGACGAGACGAATCACGTGGAGGACGACGAGTTTCGCTGCGTTCGGGTTCACTCGAATCCAATCGCGTGCCATCCACACTACCGCAGCGAGTAACCCGGTCAATCCCAGCAGAATGATGACGAACCGAGCGTGCAGTTGGACGTACACGATGTCGCCTGCAATCTCGGCGCGAATCAGGTTGAGCACCACGCCTAGTGGCGAGGTTGTTCCCGACCCGGTGTAGACGAGGTAGGTCAGCCCGGTGTTGAACAGGGCTGCACCGCCGGCCGAGTAAAGCACAAACCGTCGCATCTCCATTTCCGCGAGTCCCGCGGGAATCGAAATGAGCGCCCGGAGGAGGGGGAACATCCGCGCCCAGAACACCGACGACTCCCCGTACCTAAGGAAGACAGCTTGACTCCGTTCGATGTCGCGTTCGGAGACGTGAATGAGGTACCCGTACCGTTCAAGCACCCGTTCACCATACCGTCCGAACAGCATGTACGCAACGTAGCTCCCGACGGTCGCACCTGCCGTCGCATCGACGTCGAACAGCACAAACGACACCGGATCGTGGACCAGCTGACTCGCTGCGAAGGGCACGACGATCTCACTTGGGACGAAGTGGAGAATAAACGATGTCTCAAGCACCATGTACACGAAGACGGCGACGTAGCCGTACTGATTGACGAATCCGAGGACGGTGTGGACGAGGCTATCAAACATCGGTATGCCCTCGCTCTGCCTGGCGTTCCTTCCACACCCAACCGAGGAGCGCACTGCCTACCCCGCCGAACAGAACCAGACTCTCCAGGTCGCCGTGCGTAACCACGATGCCCAGGACTGCCACGACCATCGCACTGATGAGTATATACAACACGTTGCGATCAAAGACGTACGAAACAACGATGAGCGTCCCGAGTCCGAGGGCGATGCCCACGATAACATCGATTGGGTAATGCACACCGAGGACAACTCGTGATAGTGCAACGAGACCGATGAGTAGACTCGCCGCGACGGAACGTTGCCACCTCTTTCCCGCTCGGACGACCATTGCGAGCGATCCGTAGGTCACCGTCGCATCGACGGAGTGGCCGCTTGGAAATCCGTAGCCGGCCGCGTACATCAAGTGGAGGGATGCGGGTGGTCGAGGGAGTGCGAACAAATTCTTGAGTGTAAGCGTGAGCGCAAACCCGGTTAGGACGACACTCCCAACGAACGCAGTTCGATCTGCGTCCCACAGCCAATAGAGGAATACCAGTCCCGGAAGAATGACCCAGACACTGCCAAGGTACGTGATGACAATGAAGAGTGGGATCAACGCTTGCGGAATCAGTTGTTGGATCGTCTGAATCAGACCAATTCCACGGATCACGAAGCCACACCTCCTCTATATCGGGAGTGACGAAATCCTTCGGGGGAGAGGCACCAGATTCTACTCGCCAACGCGCTGGTGTCGTCTGTGATCAGCCGTGTCGATTCGTCGTTTGGAATCTGTCTGGCAGAGGGGGATCTATTCATTACGAGCTAAGGGAGATTCGAGGCGGTACAGCCGATCCGTCCGCTTCGTCTTGTAGCCGCAAGAGAGTTCGCTGTTCTCCGTCGTCAGGAACAAGCGAATTACCGAACCTACTCGGAGGACATCATCACCGAGTGGGTGACTGCGTGGACGAGTCTGCCTGCTGATTTTGCCAGCCCAGGTATCCTACACCAGCACCGACGAGGATCAGGAGGAGCGTGAAGACGGGGCTCTCGAAGAGGATGGCGGGGTCCTGGTCGATGAAGAACATCGCTATTCCGACGATGGCGATAATGGCACCGATGCCGTAGAATACCCACGGGGGTTGGTCACTGGCGAAGTCCATGTAGGGACGGTTCTGCGGTGTCTGAATAACGATTCTGGTACAATCGTTTTAATGCCAATACCTATCTCGATCATCCAGCAATCACCAGTTGAGTGGCACCAACAGAGTCCGAGAACGAGGAGGCAACCGACTCTCCCCGGGAGAGCCTCCTGGAGTACATTCAGGACCATCCTGGTGTATACTTCAGCGATCTCCTTCGGGAGACCGACCTTGCTCGCGGACAACTCTCGTATCACCTCCGCGTTCTCCAGGAGGACGACCAGATACTCTCGGTGTCGAGAGGTGGCCACAAACACTTCTTCCCGTTCAACGAGTTCTCCCAACCTGCGCAAGTGGTTCTCAGCGTGCTCACGCTGGATACGCCACGGGAGATTCTCCTCCTCATCTACGAGGAACCCGGTGCAACGCGTGGGCACATCGCGGGAGCGGTCGGGACGACGCGACAGAACGTCGCGTGGCATCTTGACCGACTCGTGGACGCTGGGCTCGTACACGCGGACAAAGACGGCCGCGCCTACCACTACTACCCAGACGTCGATCCCGAGTTGGTTCGGAGGTTACTCGAAACGTATCACCCGTCGCTGTGGCGGACGTGGAGCGAGCGGCTCGCCGACACCTTCGATCGGATGGGAACAAACTAGAGACACTCATGAGTACACACCACACAACACAGACGGACGGTGGACGATGAGCGCATTGAACGTTCAAGACATCCTGAACCTCGGGGAGTTCCTTCTGGTAGTCATCCTGATGGGGTTGGCGTTCACCGCGTATCGAACAGGACGCCATCAACGACTGCTCTTCGTCGCAGTGGCCTTCTTGTTATGGGGTGTGCGTCTCGGACTGGGCGTTCTGTCCTCGTTCGTCGCCCCTGGAATCGAGGGTGCGAACTGGGTCGAGCTGACGACGACGCTCCTCGACCTGCTCACGGCGGTTCTGATCGCTATTGCGATCCTCGGGGTGGGACAGCGAAATCGGTAATGTTTCAGTAAAACTGAACACCCAATCGACGAACTTTTGACCGATAGTGGATACTCCTTGTCCGGTGTCGGTGGTTGTGACTGTACAATCCCATCGTCCGTGACTGACGGGTTCCGGAGAACGGGTCCTTCGTACACAGTTTCCGCCTTGAAAACTATCTCGACTATTTCGACCGAGCCACATCGAGAAATGGTTCCACACCTCAAAATACAGCTTGACCGCTTCATCATAGTTGGACGGGCAGTTGGCTGAGCGTATACGAGTGAATTGAACAATCTGCACACTACTACAACCACCAGAGACCGCTCCAAGCTCTCAATGGAGAGACGCCAGCCAAAGAGCCCCAGAACGAGACTGCGTCTCCTAGTGAATGTACCAAACGGAACATCGCTTTTCCGGCCATACGATTGATTGATGAGTTCTTTCCAACGGACCACCTCTGAGTGGATAATTGTGGCTCACCGAAGGTTCCCCCTTGCGGTCATACTCAGTGTCGGATTTGCCGTTCGTCTATTTCACTATTCAACTCGCTCCATTCTCATTCATGAGTTCATCACAGACGAACGAATTGCGACAATGAGATATAGCGCGATGGGAGTGGTCCACCTCTTTGTGACGTTGCCGCAGATAGACACACATCCTCCATTATATTATTTTTTGATGCATTACTGGCGGGCCATATTTGGGGCCTCGCTAGCAAGCTTACGATTCCCCTCAGTTGTGTTCGGAACTGCGACTCTGCTTGGCGTCTATCTTGTCGGCGACGAGCTACGAGACGAGCAGACCGGATTGATCGCCGCAGTCCTCCTTACTCTTTCTCCGTTTTTCATCTCGGTATCGCAGTATGCACGGGGATACGCTCTATTCGCACTGTCAATTACGTTCTCCTGGTTTTTCCTGCTGCGATTCCGTAACGCGAGTAGTCGGTTATTCTCTGTCGGATACGTCGTTAGTACTGCGATTATGGCGTCAATCCACGTCTACGGTGGCTTTCTCGTTATTGGTCAGTGGCTATACATCGCGGCGTCTGAGAGATTTTGTTCAGGAGAGTACCCATCCCGAAAGATAATTGGGTTGCAGATACTCTCTGCCGTACTGGCTGCTCCAGTTCTCATTGATATTGGTCGAATGGTGTATTCTCACCCGAATTCCCAGTCTGTCCCACACCTTGCACTTCCGACACCGGCCGTTCTATTCACCACGTTGGTCTCTTACATGGGTGGGGAGTATTCGACCGGACCTACCGCCGTCGTTCTCCTTGGAATAACTGTGGTAGTGTGTATCATGTACCTATTGAAGAGTCCCCAATTCCTTGGTGATGTACGGTTTCTTCCGTTCGAGACGCCATTATCCAGGACCGATTCGATATTTATCGCTAGTTGGGGTCTCCCTGTGTTCATCCTCCCAATCACGATCTCATATACGATCCTACATATGTGGGATAATGTGGCGGCTATCGGAGGCGCTCTTGCACTCTATCTACTGATGGCTCTCTCAATCCGGGAGGTGACAGTCCTGTGGTTAAAATGTGGGACAATTGTAGTGTTCGTCGGGCTCAACTTCTTAATACTCAC encodes:
- a CDS encoding DedA family protein; translated protein: MFDSLVHTVLGFVNQYGYVAVFVYMVLETSFILHFVPSEIVVPFAASQLVHDPVSFVLFDVDATAGATVGSYVAYMLFGRYGERVLERYGYLIHVSERDIERSQAVFLRYGESSVFWARMFPLLRALISIPAGLAEMEMRRFVLYSAGGAALFNTGLTYLVYTGSGTTSPLGVVLNLIRAEIAGDIVYVQLHARFVIILLGLTGLLAAVVWMARDWIRVNPNAAKLVVLHVIRLVGLLIGGIFIIGALLSPQHSFTVITSVWNDPRVWVRLGFSDQLALLLTGLLFGFGGLGIYELGQLLRLSHVRSLFERLSSRFRE
- a CDS encoding phosphatase PAP2 family protein; the protein is MIRGIGLIQTIQQLIPQALIPLFIVITYLGSVWVILPGLVFLYWLWDADRTAFVGSVVLTGFALTLTLKNLFALPRPPASLHLMYAAGYGFPSGHSVDATVTYGSLAMVVRAGKRWQRSVAASLLIGLVALSRVVLGVHYPIDVIVGIALGLGTLIVVSYVFDRNVLYILISAMVVAVLGIVVTHGDLESLVLFGGVGSALLGWVWKERQAERGHTDV
- a CDS encoding winged helix-turn-helix transcriptional regulator, which gives rise to MAPTESENEEATDSPRESLLEYIQDHPGVYFSDLLRETDLARGQLSYHLRVLQEDDQILSVSRGGHKHFFPFNEFSQPAQVVLSVLTLDTPREILLLIYEEPGATRGHIAGAVGTTRQNVAWHLDRLVDAGLVHADKDGRAYHYYPDVDPELVRRLLETYHPSLWRTWSERLADTFDRMGTN
- a CDS encoding glycosyltransferase family 39 protein; translated protein: MGVVHLFVTLPQIDTHPPLYYFLMHYWRAIFGASLASLRFPSVVFGTATLLGVYLVGDELRDEQTGLIAAVLLTLSPFFISVSQYARGYALFALSITFSWFFLLRFRNASSRLFSVGYVVSTAIMASIHVYGGFLVIGQWLYIAASERFCSGEYPSRKIIGLQILSAVLAAPVLIDIGRMVYSHPNSQSVPHLALPTPAVLFTTLVSYMGGEYSTGPTAVVLLGITVVVCIMYLLKSPQFLGDVRFLPFETPLSRTDSIFIASWGLPVFILPITISYTILHMWDNVAAIGGALALYLLMALSIREVTVLWLKCGTIVVFVGLNFLILTQYYP